One genomic region from Pseudoduganella lutea encodes:
- a CDS encoding FAD binding domain-containing protein, translated as MKVFTYEKARTPAEAAAAAARVPGARFIAGGTNLLDLMKLEIETPPHLVDVNGLALDKIEPTREGGLRVGALVRNTDLAADERVRRDYGVLSRALLAGASAQLRNKATTAGNLLQRTRCPYFYDTAQPCNKRQPGSGCSAIGGFSRHHAIVGTSEACIATHPSDMAVAMAALEATVETVQPNGATRTIPIADFHKLPGNTPHIEHVLAPGELITAVTLPKPVGGKQLYHKVRDRASYAFALVSVAAIVQPDGTGRVAVGGIAHKPWRVPAADQNLPRGGRAVAEQLLAGAKPMHDNAYKVPLVQRTIDAVLAEAKKG; from the coding sequence ATGAAGGTCTTCACGTATGAAAAGGCGCGCACGCCCGCCGAGGCGGCGGCCGCCGCCGCGCGCGTGCCCGGTGCCCGCTTCATCGCCGGCGGCACGAACCTGCTGGACCTGATGAAGCTGGAAATCGAAACGCCACCGCACCTGGTGGACGTCAACGGCCTGGCACTCGACAAGATCGAGCCGACCCGCGAAGGCGGGCTGCGCGTGGGCGCGCTGGTGCGCAATACGGATCTCGCGGCGGACGAGCGCGTGCGCCGTGACTACGGCGTGCTGTCGCGCGCGCTGCTCGCCGGTGCATCGGCCCAGTTGCGCAACAAGGCCACGACCGCCGGCAACCTGCTGCAGCGCACCCGCTGCCCATATTTCTACGATACCGCGCAGCCGTGCAACAAGCGCCAGCCGGGCAGCGGCTGCTCGGCGATCGGCGGTTTTTCGCGCCATCACGCGATCGTCGGCACCAGCGAAGCGTGCATCGCCACGCATCCGAGCGACATGGCGGTGGCCATGGCGGCGCTGGAAGCCACCGTGGAAACGGTGCAGCCGAACGGCGCCACGCGCACGATCCCGATTGCCGATTTCCATAAACTGCCGGGCAACACGCCGCACATCGAACACGTGCTGGCGCCCGGCGAGCTGATCACGGCGGTAACGCTACCGAAGCCGGTGGGTGGCAAGCAGCTGTACCACAAGGTGCGCGACCGCGCCTCGTACGCGTTCGCGCTGGTGTCGGTGGCGGCCATCGTGCAGCCGGACGGCACGGGCCGCGTGGCGGTCGGCGGCATCGCGCACAAGCCTTGGCGCGTGCCGGCGGCGGACCAGAACCTGCCGCGCGGCGGCCGCGCGGTGGCCGAGCAGTTGCTGGCGGGCGCGAAGCCGATGCACGACAACGCGTACAAGGTCCCCCTCGTCCAGCGCACCATCGACGCGGTGCTGGCGGAAGCAAAGAAAGGATGA
- a CDS encoding porin family protein encodes MFKKFIATAALSLAASASFAMPTGIYAGVTAGTTDVSDLDGNKGSFGAFAGYGFNEAIAVEVGYRQHGTWELYGSDVKVKQTDISVLGALPLAASLDLYGRLGYAHAKVEAEYYGYRDDESVDNTLVGIGLAYRFSANLSGRVEVQKPASDTTNVSLGLAWQF; translated from the coding sequence ATGTTCAAGAAATTCATCGCCACCGCCGCGCTGTCGCTGGCCGCTTCCGCTTCGTTCGCCATGCCGACCGGCATTTACGCCGGTGTGACCGCAGGCACCACGGACGTCAGCGATCTCGATGGCAACAAGGGCAGCTTCGGCGCGTTCGCCGGCTACGGCTTCAACGAAGCCATCGCGGTCGAAGTGGGCTACCGCCAGCATGGCACGTGGGAGCTGTACGGCTCCGATGTCAAGGTCAAGCAGACCGACATCTCCGTGCTGGGCGCGCTGCCGCTGGCCGCCAGCCTCGACCTCTACGGTCGCCTGGGCTATGCCCACGCGAAGGTGGAAGCCGAGTATTACGGCTACCGCGACGACGAAAGCGTCGACAACACGCTGGTCGGCATCGGCCTGGCCTACCGTTTCTCGGCAAACCTGTCCGGCCGCGTCGAAGTGCAGAAGCCGGCCAGCGACACCACCAACGTCAGCCTCGGCCTGGCCTGGCAGTTCTGA
- the ltrA gene encoding group II intron reverse transcriptase/maturase: MNRVRHQMSAEAERVAVRRGEASSQASSDETRFTRQKTKDTGRNLLTQALARENMHRAWKRVKANKGAAGVDGLDISQTQEHLKHAWPTIKKQLLEGTYRPMPVRRVGIPKPDGSERELGIPTVIDRLIQQALLQVLQPLIDPTFSEHSHGFRPGRRAHDAVLRAQQYVQEGYRVVVDVDLSKFFDRVNHDILIDRLRKRVNDIGVIRLVRAYLNAGIMDGGMVSQRMEGTPQGGPLSPLLANVLLDEVDRELERRGHRFARYADDCNVYVRSEKAGERVMALLKRQYDKLHLKINESKSAVASALGRKFLGYELYATKKGAVKRAVSDKAQDTFRQRIRQLTRRSGGRSISEIIDKLRPYVLGWKAYFGLSQTPGIWRELDEWMRHRMRAIHLKQWKRAKTIYRELLNLGATPNVALRVAQNSRRWWRNSRFALNNVLTIAYFDRLGMPRLT, encoded by the coding sequence ATGAATCGGGTAAGGCATCAGATGTCCGCAGAAGCGGAGCGGGTCGCGGTAAGGCGGGGTGAAGCCTCGTCCCAAGCTTCCAGTGATGAAACCCGGTTCACGCGGCAGAAAACGAAAGACACAGGGCGAAACTTGCTCACGCAAGCGCTCGCGAGGGAAAACATGCATCGCGCGTGGAAGCGCGTGAAGGCGAACAAGGGAGCCGCAGGTGTCGATGGGCTGGATATCAGCCAGACTCAAGAACATCTGAAACACGCTTGGCCGACCATCAAGAAACAACTGCTGGAAGGCACGTACAGGCCGATGCCGGTGCGGCGTGTGGGCATTCCGAAGCCGGATGGAAGCGAACGTGAGCTGGGGATACCCACCGTGATCGACCGTCTGATTCAGCAGGCACTGCTGCAAGTGCTGCAACCGCTGATCGACCCTACCTTTAGTGAACACAGCCATGGGTTTCGGCCCGGCCGCCGTGCGCATGATGCCGTGCTCAGGGCACAGCAATATGTGCAGGAAGGCTACCGCGTCGTGGTCGATGTGGACCTGTCGAAATTCTTTGACCGGGTCAACCACGATATCCTGATCGACCGCCTACGGAAACGCGTGAACGACATCGGAGTGATCCGGCTGGTGCGCGCCTACCTGAACGCGGGAATCATGGATGGCGGTATGGTAAGCCAGCGAATGGAAGGTACGCCGCAAGGCGGGCCGCTGTCTCCACTGCTGGCCAACGTGCTTCTCGACGAGGTGGATCGCGAACTGGAACGCCGGGGCCACCGCTTTGCCCGCTATGCCGATGACTGCAACGTGTATGTGCGCAGTGAGAAAGCTGGCGAGCGGGTGATGGCCCTGCTCAAGCGTCAATACGACAAGCTGCACCTGAAGATCAATGAATCGAAAAGTGCAGTGGCTAGCGCATTAGGCCGCAAATTTCTGGGGTACGAGCTTTATGCAACCAAGAAAGGAGCGGTCAAACGGGCTGTGTCGGACAAAGCGCAAGACACGTTTCGGCAACGGATCAGGCAACTTACTCGCCGGTCCGGTGGCCGCAGCATCAGCGAGATAATCGACAAACTCCGCCCCTACGTGCTGGGATGGAAAGCCTATTTTGGACTGTCGCAAACTCCAGGAATCTGGCGTGAACTGGATGAATGGATGCGTCATCGAATGCGGGCGATCCACCTGAAACAATGGAAACGAGCGAAAACGATATATCGTGAGCTGCTCAATCTCGGGGCAACGCCCAATGTGGCGTTACGGGTGGCGCAGAACAGTCGCCGCTGGTGGCGCAACAGCCGATTTGCTCTAAATAACGTGCTGACGATCGCTTACTTTGATCGCCTCGGCATGCCACGCCTCACTTAA
- a CDS encoding YbaN family protein encodes MKFLLKVIGVIAVILALLGAFLPLLPTTPFLLLASACFARSSVRAHNWLRTNPLFGKYLRDWEDGRGLPLRGKIVILLFMWGSMSYSLTRVAHIPALVALLVAIGLGVTVFLLRFVPTRR; translated from the coding sequence ATGAAATTCCTGCTGAAGGTAATTGGCGTGATCGCCGTGATCCTGGCCTTGCTGGGCGCCTTCCTGCCGCTGTTGCCGACCACGCCGTTCCTGCTGCTGGCCTCGGCCTGCTTCGCGCGTAGTTCGGTGCGCGCCCACAACTGGCTGCGCACCAATCCCCTGTTCGGCAAATACCTGCGCGATTGGGAAGACGGCCGCGGCCTGCCGCTGCGCGGCAAGATCGTGATCCTGCTGTTCATGTGGGGTTCGATGAGCTATTCGCTGACGCGCGTGGCCCATATTCCCGCGCTGGTGGCGCTGCTCGTGGCCATCGGCCTCGGCGTGACCGTGTTCCTGCTGCGTTTCGTGCCGACCAGGCGCTGA
- the paoC gene encoding aldehyde oxidoreductase molybdenum-binding subunit PaoC has product MKFTTPATTNPIDQLKVVGKPVDRIDGPYKTTGTARYAYERHDVAPNAAYGYVVGATVAKGIIKSLDVTAARRAPGVIAVVTHVNAGKLEKGDYNTAKLLAGPQVDHYHQAVALVVAETFEQARAAASLVKVSYSQIKGEYDLAKAKASAKVPKGGDEPAETKAGNFQSAFDSAPVKFDATYTTPDQTHAMMEPHASVAAWEGDKLTVWTSNQMIDWGKGDMAKTLGIPKEKVRMVSPYIGGGFGGKLFLRAEALLAALGAKQADRPVKVALQRALMINNTTHRPATIQRIRIGATREGRITAIAHESWSGDLPDGKPETAVNQTRLLYAGQHRMTRLNLAVLDLPEGNAMRAPGEAPGMMALEIAVDELAEKLKMDPVTFRIVNDTTVDPEKRTRKFSQRRFAECLRTGAEKFGWNKRNPQPAQVREGRWLIGQGVASAFRNNLVQKSAARVRLDAKGIVTVETDMTDIGTGSYTIIAQTAAEMMGVALDQVVVKLGDSDFPVSAGSGGQWGGNSSTAGVYAACVKLREAVEKKLGLAANAEFTDGTVRSAGKSVPLREAAAGGELVAEDKMEYGDLDKKFQQSTFGAHFVEVAVDAYTGEVRIRRMLAVCAAGRILNPKSARSQVIGAMTMGAGAALMEELAVDKRIGFFINHDLATYEVPVHADIPHQEVVFLDETDPMSSPMKAKGVGELGICGVAAAIANAIYNATGVRVREYPITLDKLIDKLPQVA; this is encoded by the coding sequence ATGAAGTTCACCACTCCCGCCACAACCAATCCGATCGACCAGCTGAAGGTCGTCGGCAAACCGGTCGACCGCATCGACGGCCCCTATAAAACCACCGGCACGGCGCGCTATGCCTACGAGCGGCACGACGTGGCGCCGAACGCCGCCTATGGCTACGTGGTCGGCGCCACGGTCGCGAAAGGCATCATCAAATCGCTCGACGTTACCGCCGCGCGGCGTGCGCCCGGCGTGATCGCCGTTGTCACCCACGTCAACGCGGGCAAGCTGGAAAAAGGCGACTACAACACGGCCAAGTTGCTGGCCGGGCCGCAGGTCGACCATTACCACCAGGCCGTGGCGCTGGTCGTTGCCGAAACGTTCGAGCAGGCGCGCGCCGCCGCGTCGCTCGTCAAGGTCTCGTACTCGCAGATCAAGGGCGAATACGACCTTGCCAAGGCGAAGGCTTCGGCCAAGGTACCGAAGGGCGGCGACGAGCCGGCGGAAACCAAGGCCGGCAATTTCCAGTCCGCGTTCGACAGCGCTCCCGTGAAATTCGACGCCACGTACACCACGCCGGACCAGACGCACGCGATGATGGAACCGCATGCCTCGGTCGCCGCGTGGGAAGGCGACAAGCTGACCGTGTGGACGTCGAACCAGATGATCGACTGGGGCAAGGGCGACATGGCCAAGACGCTCGGCATCCCGAAAGAGAAAGTGCGGATGGTGTCGCCGTATATCGGCGGCGGCTTCGGCGGCAAGCTGTTCCTGCGCGCCGAGGCGCTGCTGGCCGCGCTGGGCGCGAAGCAGGCGGACCGGCCGGTGAAAGTGGCGCTGCAGCGGGCGCTGATGATCAACAACACCACCCACCGCCCGGCCACGATCCAGCGTATCCGCATCGGCGCCACCCGCGAAGGGCGCATCACGGCGATCGCCCATGAAAGCTGGTCCGGCGACCTGCCGGACGGCAAACCGGAAACGGCCGTCAACCAGACCCGCCTGCTGTACGCGGGCCAGCACCGGATGACGCGCCTGAACCTCGCCGTGCTCGACCTGCCCGAAGGAAATGCGATGCGCGCACCGGGCGAAGCGCCGGGCATGATGGCACTGGAAATCGCCGTCGATGAACTGGCCGAGAAACTGAAGATGGATCCGGTCACGTTCCGCATCGTCAACGACACCACCGTCGATCCGGAGAAGCGCACGCGCAAGTTCTCGCAGCGGCGCTTCGCCGAATGCCTGCGCACGGGGGCGGAAAAATTCGGCTGGAACAAGCGCAACCCGCAGCCGGCGCAGGTGCGGGAAGGGCGCTGGCTGATCGGGCAGGGTGTCGCGTCCGCGTTCCGCAACAACCTCGTGCAAAAGTCCGCCGCGCGCGTGCGGCTCGATGCCAAGGGCATCGTCACCGTCGAAACGGACATGACGGACATCGGTACCGGCAGCTACACGATCATTGCGCAGACCGCGGCCGAGATGATGGGCGTCGCCCTGGACCAGGTGGTGGTGAAGCTGGGCGACTCCGATTTTCCCGTCTCGGCCGGTTCGGGCGGGCAATGGGGCGGCAACAGTTCCACGGCCGGTGTGTACGCGGCGTGCGTGAAGCTGCGCGAGGCCGTGGAGAAAAAACTCGGCCTGGCGGCGAACGCCGAGTTCACCGATGGCACCGTGCGTTCCGCCGGCAAGTCCGTGCCGTTGCGCGAGGCCGCGGCCGGTGGCGAACTGGTGGCCGAGGACAAGATGGAATACGGCGACCTGGACAAGAAGTTCCAGCAATCCACGTTCGGTGCGCATTTCGTCGAGGTGGCGGTGGACGCGTACACCGGTGAAGTCCGCATCCGGCGCATGCTGGCCGTGTGCGCGGCCGGCCGCATCCTGAACCCGAAGTCGGCGCGCAGCCAGGTGATCGGCGCGATGACGATGGGCGCCGGCGCCGCGCTGATGGAGGAACTGGCCGTCGACAAGCGCATCGGCTTCTTCATCAATCACGACCTGGCCACGTACGAGGTGCCGGTGCATGCCGACATCCCGCATCAGGAAGTGGTGTTCCTCGACGAGACCGATCCGATGTCGTCGCCGATGAAGGCGAAGGGCGTGGGCGAACTGGGGATCTGCGGCGTGGCGGCGGCGATCGCCAACGCGATCTACAACGCCACCGGCGTGCGGGTGCGCGAATACCCGATCACGCTGGACAAGCTGATCGACAAGCTGCCGCAGGTGGCATAG
- a CDS encoding DUF4019 domain-containing protein encodes MKLFAAALLLSATTFAHAQGAPNQEAIDAAKKAADTWLALVDAGQYKASWEQAAEPLRKAVSVTQWEQGSRAARMPVGALQGRTLASSTYTTTLPGAPQGQYVVLEYTTRFADRANAVETVIPTLEADGKWRMAGYFLK; translated from the coding sequence ATGAAGCTGTTCGCCGCCGCATTGCTGTTATCCGCCACCACGTTTGCCCACGCGCAGGGAGCGCCGAACCAGGAAGCCATCGATGCCGCGAAAAAGGCGGCCGATACCTGGCTGGCGCTCGTCGATGCCGGCCAGTACAAGGCATCGTGGGAGCAGGCGGCCGAGCCGTTGCGCAAGGCAGTCAGCGTGACCCAGTGGGAGCAGGGCAGCCGCGCGGCGCGCATGCCGGTCGGCGCGTTGCAGGGGCGCACGCTGGCGTCGTCGACCTACACGACAACCTTGCCGGGCGCGCCGCAGGGCCAGTACGTGGTGCTGGAATACACCACCCGCTTCGCCGACCGCGCCAATGCCGTGGAAACCGTGATACCCACGCTGGAAGCTGACGGCAAGTGGCGCATGGCGGGGTATTTTCTGAAGTAA
- a CDS encoding outer membrane beta-barrel protein yields the protein MFTKYLAAAALSLAASIACAGPAGVYAGVSAGATRFEELDGNKSHFGAFVGYGFNPAIALELGYRQHGEWNYFGTDVKLKETQFSAVGSMALSRNLDLFARVGYGYGEIEADRAGYRGEGNVDSAIYGIGLGYQFVPNLSSRVELQKPASDITSVTASLVWKF from the coding sequence TTGTTCACCAAATATCTTGCCGCCGCGGCGCTGTCGCTGGCCGCTTCCATCGCCTGCGCCGGGCCAGCAGGCGTGTATGCCGGCGTCAGCGCCGGTGCTACCCGCTTCGAAGAGCTGGACGGCAACAAGTCCCACTTCGGCGCCTTCGTCGGCTATGGGTTCAATCCGGCCATCGCCCTGGAACTCGGCTACCGCCAGCATGGCGAGTGGAACTATTTCGGGACCGACGTCAAGCTGAAGGAAACGCAGTTTTCGGCCGTCGGTTCGATGGCGCTGAGCCGGAACCTCGACCTGTTCGCACGCGTGGGCTACGGCTATGGGGAAATCGAAGCGGACCGCGCTGGCTACCGCGGCGAAGGCAACGTCGACAGCGCGATCTACGGTATCGGCCTGGGCTACCAGTTCGTGCCGAACCTGTCCTCCCGCGTCGAGCTGCAAAAGCCGGCAAGCGACATCACCAGCGTCACGGCAAGCCTGGTCTGGAAGTTCTGA
- the paoA gene encoding aldehyde dehydrogenase iron-sulfur subunit PaoA, translated as MDDIDTTRRDLLIAGALTATAAAVPTVAGAQPATAASPNTGVPQTPVSSKVTLKVNGQQHTIAVDTRTTLLDLLREQLHLTGTKKGCDQGQCGACTVIADGRRINSCLSLAVMHENSEITTIEGLGTPEKMHPMQAAFVKHDGYQCGYCTPGQICSAVSVLDEIKQGIPSHVTADLTKRPPLTELEIRERMSGNICRCGAYSNIVDAIVEVSGRPA; from the coding sequence ATGGATGATATCGACACCACCCGGCGCGACCTGCTGATCGCGGGTGCGCTGACCGCCACGGCCGCCGCCGTGCCCACGGTGGCGGGCGCCCAGCCCGCCACCGCCGCAAGCCCGAACACAGGAGTACCGCAGACCCCTGTTTCTTCGAAGGTCACGCTGAAGGTCAACGGCCAGCAGCACACGATCGCCGTCGACACCCGCACCACCTTGCTCGACCTGCTGCGTGAGCAGCTGCACCTCACGGGCACCAAGAAGGGCTGCGACCAGGGCCAGTGTGGCGCGTGCACCGTCATCGCCGATGGCCGCCGCATCAATTCCTGCCTGTCGCTTGCCGTGATGCACGAGAATTCGGAGATCACCACGATCGAAGGCCTTGGCACGCCCGAGAAGATGCACCCGATGCAGGCGGCGTTCGTGAAGCACGATGGCTACCAGTGCGGCTACTGTACCCCCGGGCAGATCTGTTCGGCCGTGTCGGTGCTCGATGAAATCAAACAGGGCATCCCGAGCCACGTGACCGCCGACCTGACGAAGCGCCCGCCGCTCACGGAACTGGAGATCCGCGAGCGCATGAGCGGCAATATCTGTCGCTGCGGCGCCTACTCGAACATCGTCGATGCGATCGTCGAAGTCTCCGGGAGGCCGGCATGA